From the genome of Sphingopyxis sp. DBS4:
CAAGGCGATCCTCACTAAGGTCATGCGCGATATCATGGCAGGAAAGACAAGGGCGTTCATCAAGACGAACAAGCTCCGCGGTCGCGCTAATGTGCGAGGCGGCCCCGGTACGGCGGCACGCACGCTCGGCTTGATTGGTGGGATACTGACCTACGCCGTCGATCTGGGAGTCATCGACAGTAATCCCGCCCATGGCATCAAACGACCGAAGGACAACGTCCGCACGCGGCGTCTAACCGACGGCGAGTATCGAATCCTCGGCCGAATGCTCAAAGCCGCTTCCGAGAATGAGCGGTACGGCGAGACGGTCGACATCATCCGCCAGATCGCGATGACGGGTTGCCGCCGCGGGGAGATCATCAATCTGAAATGGTGCGACGTCGATATCGACGGAAGCTGCCTGCGCCTCTCAGATAGCAAGGAAGGCCGGTCGGTTCGCCCGATCGGCCTCCCCGTTGTCGAATTTCTGGAGTCGCGGGAGAGTGAGGACAATGGCACCTATGTCTTTCAGGGTCCGCGCGGCGAAGACACGGCGTTCGGCGGACTTCCCAATCAATGGAACGAGATTTTTATCGGTTCACCACTCGAAGGGATTACGCCGCACATCCTGCGCCACAGCTTCGCGAGCATCGGGAATGATCTCGGCTTTACCGAAGTCACGATAGCCGCCCTGCTGGGTCATGCGAAGGGCTCGGTCACGAGCAAATACATCCATGTTCTGGATGCTACTCTGATTGTGGCGGCCGACACGCTTGCAGGATATATCTCTGCGCTGCTCGAAGGCACCGTTTTCAAGCAACGCGCCTATGCGCTCGATCGCAAATCGCGAAAGACGGCATTGGATGAATTCCTGTCGCGTCAGCAGGCACCCAAGAAAATTGCGGCCTAGCGCATGCGCGCTCGAGGAAGCGGGTCCGGATGCCAATTCTGCCAGCAGTAGCGCCGGAACCAACACCCGCCACGCTTTCCGATTCTTCGCCCTCAGCTGGAGACAATATGGAGACAAGCGGTCTGCGTTTTTGGCTGTTTCGTTGTTTACCACTGATTGCAGGAATCGCAGTCTTCCGCCATTTTGAAATGCGCATCGATCGACTCTGACCGGCTGCCCTTGCCTCTTCTCAAGCGGACCGCTGCGCGGCGTGGAGCACGCTTCAATTTACTTCTATATAAATGCAAATTATAGTCGACATAGTCCGTGCGCCCCGCTCGTGCAGACAATCGAGGGAGACGATCATTGCTTGAGTTACATTATACGCCCACGCCGAACGGCCTCAAGATCGCCATCATGCTCGAAGAGCTTGATGTGGCCTATGACATCATCCCGTATGATATTTTCGGCGGCGATCATCTGAAGCCGGAGTTTCGAGCGCTCAACGCGAACCAGAAAGTGCCAGTCCTCGTTGATAGGGAGGGCGAGGCCTCGTTCCCCATACGCCAATCGCGCACGGCGCGGTGCCGCTGCTCATCGTCGATGTCTGGGAGCATGCCTATTATATCGACTATCGCAATGCCCGTCCCTCCTATCTCGACGCCATCTTCGAAAAGGCGATCAACTGGGACTTCGTGGCCACCAATCTCGACGGCCAGGGTGCAAGCCGTGCCGACCAACCCGCCTGAGGACGTTCACGGCGGAGAACTCACTGCGTCGGTTGGGGGCAGTGAGCGCACGAAGGCGATGAACTCTTGTGTGACCGCGGAGACAAAATCGCGCCGCCAGCCGATACCGAAGGACACCGACGCAAGCTGCGCCGGAAGTCCTTTGGTATCGAGCGGACGGAACGCGACGCCGCGCATGCGGAGCCGCTCGGCAGAGGCGGGCACGATCGCCACGCCCTCACCGCAAGCGACGATCCCGACGACAGCCTCGGTCGAGGGCGCCTGGTGGACGATCTGGGGCTCGAAGCGCGCAAAGCGGCAAAGCGCGTGCAGATCGGCCTGGAAATTGAAGCCCCGCCGGGCTTCGTAGGTTACGAACGGCGACCCCGCGAGGCGACGGATCGGCACCGGCCCCGACGCGGCGAGCAAATGATGCTCTGCCGGAAGCGCGACGGACAGAGGTTCCTGATAGACTGGTCCGGTCTCCACCAGTTCATCGAGCACCGGCAGCCGAATGAGACCGATGTCGATCCGGGATTCGCGAAGCGCCTCGATCTGTTCGAGAACCGACATTGCGCGAAACGATAGCTCCACGTCGGGAGCCACCGCCTTGAAGCCCCGGATCAGCGCCGGCCAGAAGGAATAGACGGTCGACCCGCCAAATCCAAGCGTGAGCGTGCCGCGAAGACCGTGCGCAACCTTCTGCGTCCGCTCCCGGGCTTCCAGAAGCAATGCCGCGATGCGCGACGCGTCCTTTGCAAGACTGGCACCTGTCCTTCTCGAAAGCATGGTCTTCGCCAACAGCGCGAAGATCGCGCGCCGCCGCTTCATCCAGCCGCGGATCGAGGCCGAGATCGCTTTCGTCATGAAGGCGCCCCTCGTTGGTGCGGTGAGCCTGCGCGCTTCCCACCCGAGCAGCTATACCGCGCGATTATTTCGGGACTTCGTTATCTCGGCAATTCGCCTGCGCTGCGCATCGTGCTGTTGCGCGCGCTCGTCATGGGGGTTCTGGGATCGATCCTGTCCTCGATGATGCCGCTGATCGCGCGCGACCAGCTCGGCGGAGATGCCCGGATATATGGCCTGCTGCTCGGAGCCTATGGTGTCGGAGCGGTCGCCGGCGCGATGAACATCGCGCGCTTCCGGCGCATCACCGGGGACGAGACCATTGTCGCAGCGAGTTCGGCCGCGATGGGCCTCGCCGCGATCGGCATTGCTTTCGCGCCTTCGCTGTGGGCCGCACTGCCGCTCCTCTTCCTCGCCGGCGGCGGCCTCATGATCGTGATGACAATCCTCAATGTCGCGATCCAGGTGATGGCGCCGCGCTGGGTCGGCGGCCGCACGCTCGCAGCGTTTCAGGCCGCCACCGCGGGCGGCATCGCCGCCGGAAGCTGGATGTGGGGAACGATCGCGGCGACCTCGGGTCTCGCCACCGCGATCCTCGCGGCGGGCGGTCTTCTTGTCGCCTCCGCGCTCATAGGCCTCCGGCTGCGCCTCCCCCGCACCCATGACATGCAGTCCCAGGCCGGCCAGCCCGCGGCGGATCCCGAAGTGGTGCTCGGGCTCATGCCCTTCAGCACGGCGACCGTCGTCGTGGCCGTGACATTTGTCGCCTTGCTTAGATCTTTTTGGGTGACATTGTCTTTCTGCTCCAAGGCCCGCAGATAATACCACCAGCTGACCTTCACCTCATGGTCCGCAAGCTTGGACTCAAGATATCGCGAAAAGCCCAGATGCATGCGGCGGACCTGAAAGGCGACGCTTTCCTCTGGAGACGGTGTGGCTTTGTTCAATGGTTCGGCCTTTGCTTTCATCCTGTTCGGCGGCTCGTCCGACCGCGGCCGCTCTTCGAAGGCACAGCCGCTTCGCGCGCTGGGCACGCATGCAGCGTGCATCGGAATAATATCTATATAAAACTAAATGGGGTCGGTCTAGCTCGCTGCACCGCGATCGGCGACCCTGTCTC
Proteins encoded in this window:
- a CDS encoding site-specific integrase, producing MAKLTKRVVETAIAESKDYVLWDDELPGFGLRIFPTGKRSYLIQYRADGRSRRYTIGLHGIWTPETARREAKAQLGRVAQGDDPAEERAELNKAMSMKELCELYMDDLRNGLILGKGGRPKKQSTVDIDLGRIERHVIPLLGSRRVKDLTKAILTKVMRDIMAGKTRAFIKTNKLRGRANVRGGPGTAARTLGLIGGILTYAVDLGVIDSNPAHGIKRPKDNVRTRRLTDGEYRILGRMLKAASENERYGETVDIIRQIAMTGCRRGEIINLKWCDVDIDGSCLRLSDSKEGRSVRPIGLPVVEFLESRESEDNGTYVFQGPRGEDTAFGGLPNQWNEIFIGSPLEGITPHILRHSFASIGNDLGFTEVTIAALLGHAKGSVTSKYIHVLDATLIVAADTLAGYISALLEGTVFKQRAYALDRKSRKTALDEFLSRQQAPKKIAA
- a CDS encoding LysR family substrate-binding domain-containing protein, which encodes MTKAISASIRGWMKRRRAIFALLAKTMLSRRTGASLAKDASRIAALLLEARERTQKVAHGLRGTLTLGFGGSTVYSFWPALIRGFKAVAPDVELSFRAMSVLEQIEALRESRIDIGLIRLPVLDELVETGPVYQEPLSVALPAEHHLLAASGPVPIRRLAGSPFVTYEARRGFNFQADLHALCRFARFEPQIVHQAPSTEAVVGIVACGEGVAIVPASAERLRMRGVAFRPLDTKGLPAQLASVSFGIGWRRDFVSAVTQEFIAFVRSLPPTDAVSSPP